In uncultured Flavobacterium sp., a genomic segment contains:
- a CDS encoding iron ABC transporter permease: MFFLDISLGSVTIPFKEVYTSMTGGEASKSTWEYIIINYRLPKAITAVLVGVGLSISGLLMQTLFRNPLAGPDVLGLSSGAILAVAIVILGAGLLPSFLNSILLSPYGIVLASTLGSVSVLMLVLVVAQRLRNTMAILIIGLMFASFTSAIVGVLTYFSSAEQLQKFTFWSLGSLGNLSWTSISILAVCVGLGLLLSASSIKPLNALLLGENYAKSMGLNYKKARLLIIFATSILAGSITAFAGPVAFIGLAVPHIAKLTFQTSNHAVLYWSTFFYGAIIMLFCDMASQLPGLETTLPINAITSIIGAPVVVYLLMRKRNFQ, translated from the coding sequence ATGTTTTTTCTGGACATTAGTTTGGGGTCGGTTACGATTCCGTTCAAAGAAGTTTATACGAGTATGACAGGAGGCGAGGCAAGTAAATCTACTTGGGAATATATCATTATTAATTATCGTTTGCCAAAAGCAATTACAGCTGTCTTGGTTGGAGTTGGATTGTCTATAAGCGGATTGTTAATGCAGACATTATTCAGGAATCCATTGGCTGGACCTGATGTTTTAGGATTAAGTTCAGGAGCAATTTTGGCTGTGGCGATTGTAATTTTAGGTGCAGGTTTATTGCCGTCATTTTTAAATTCAATCCTATTATCACCATACGGAATCGTGTTGGCTTCGACATTAGGAAGTGTTTCCGTTTTAATGTTGGTTCTGGTAGTAGCACAACGGCTGCGAAATACGATGGCAATTTTAATTATAGGACTTATGTTTGCTAGTTTTACCAGTGCTATCGTTGGTGTTTTAACGTATTTTAGTTCGGCAGAGCAATTGCAGAAATTTACTTTTTGGTCATTAGGAAGTCTTGGAAATCTTTCCTGGACCTCAATTTCTATTTTGGCAGTTTGTGTTGGATTGGGTTTGCTTTTGAGTGCGAGTAGTATCAAACCATTAAATGCATTGCTTTTAGGCGAAAACTATGCTAAGAGCATGGGATTAAATTACAAGAAAGCCCGACTCCTTATCATTTTTGCAACCAGTATTTTAGCCGGAAGTATAACAGCTTTTGCTGGTCCAGTGGCGTTTATAGGTCTGGCAGTTCCACATATTGCAAAGCTGACTTTTCAAACCAGTAATCATGCGGTTTTATATTGGAGTACTTTTTTTTACGGTGCAATAATCATGTTGTTTTGTGATATGGCATCGCAATTACCGGGATTAGAAACCACATTACCAATCAATGCAATCACATCCATTATTGGCGCGCCGGTTGTAGTTTATTTGCTAATGCGAAAAAGAAATTTTCAGTAA
- a CDS encoding ABC transporter substrate-binding protein, with the protein MRHLLPKFIFILSFFLLIGCKKNETTEIAKPEIVKNSIEYASGLSIVKHEGYSVVTVSEPWPDANAKFTYVLKEKDAKVPDSLQKYSTIKVPLESIVVTSTTNIPFLEILEVENKLVGFPHTDYISSEKTRALIDKGSVKNVGQNEKLNIEQLIELSPDLIVTFGVDNNNPTLENLKKSGLNVFIQADWMEQSPLGKAEWIKLYGALFGKEDKAKELFDKIVLSYNQAKKLVTNKPATSTVLYGSMYEDIWYVAKGNSWVAQFMKDAHANYLWADLKGTGSEGLSFEKVLVKAKAANFWIASGSFKTLEEFGKSNPHYTEFDAYKSKNVYSFEGKFGATGGTIYYELAPSRPDLVLKDYIKIFHPDVLPSYEFTFASKLN; encoded by the coding sequence ATGAGACATTTACTACCTAAGTTTATTTTTATTTTATCTTTTTTCCTTCTTATTGGATGTAAAAAAAATGAAACTACTGAAATTGCTAAACCCGAAATTGTAAAAAACAGTATAGAATATGCGTCCGGACTTTCTATCGTAAAGCACGAAGGTTACTCGGTTGTAACAGTTTCAGAACCTTGGCCAGATGCCAATGCAAAGTTCACTTATGTTTTAAAAGAGAAAGACGCAAAAGTTCCGGATAGTTTACAAAAATATAGCACAATCAAAGTTCCTTTAGAATCAATTGTGGTGACTTCGACCACTAATATTCCATTTCTTGAAATATTGGAAGTCGAAAATAAACTGGTTGGTTTTCCACATACCGATTATATTTCTTCAGAAAAAACAAGAGCATTAATAGACAAAGGTTCTGTTAAGAATGTAGGTCAAAATGAAAAATTGAACATCGAACAATTAATAGAATTATCACCGGATCTTATTGTCACTTTTGGAGTTGATAATAACAATCCAACATTGGAAAATTTGAAAAAAAGCGGACTAAATGTTTTCATTCAAGCTGATTGGATGGAGCAATCTCCGCTAGGAAAAGCAGAATGGATTAAACTTTATGGAGCTTTGTTTGGCAAGGAAGATAAAGCTAAAGAATTGTTTGATAAAATTGTTCTGAGTTATAATCAGGCCAAGAAATTAGTGACTAATAAACCTGCAACATCAACCGTTTTATATGGTTCTATGTACGAGGATATTTGGTATGTAGCCAAAGGAAATAGTTGGGTAGCTCAGTTTATGAAAGATGCTCATGCAAATTATTTATGGGCTGATTTAAAAGGAACCGGAAGCGAAGGTTTGTCTTTTGAGAAAGTGCTTGTGAAAGCCAAGGCTGCGAATTTTTGGATTGCTTCGGGTTCATTTAAAACTTTAGAAGAATTCGGAAAAAGTAATCCGCATTATACTGAATTTGATGCTTACAAATCTAAAAACGTATATTCTTTTGAAGGTAAATTTGGCGCAACAGGAGGAACCATTTACTATGAGTTGGCACCAAGCCGCCCGGATTTAGTATTGAAAGATTACATCAAAATTTTTCATCCTGATGTATTGCCAAGTTATGAGTTTACTTTTGCATCTAAATTAAATTAA
- a CDS encoding DUF5522 domain-containing protein, with the protein MNTTKTKVCSSCDSSFSCGDTSTENKCWCNDFPPIFNLAEGEDCLCPRCFKEACEDKIDAYVETITPQKALKNKAISLPKQEKLIEGIDYYIENGNYVFKAWFHLKRGSCCGNDCRHCPY; encoded by the coding sequence ATGAATACCACAAAAACAAAAGTTTGCTCGAGTTGTGATTCCTCTTTTAGTTGTGGAGATACATCAACCGAAAACAAGTGTTGGTGTAATGACTTCCCTCCTATTTTCAATCTCGCAGAAGGAGAAGACTGCCTTTGTCCAAGATGCTTTAAAGAAGCTTGCGAAGACAAAATTGATGCGTACGTAGAAACAATAACTCCTCAAAAAGCTCTTAAAAATAAAGCAATATCTTTACCAAAACAAGAAAAACTAATTGAAGGAATTGATTATTATATTGAAAATGGCAATTATGTTTTTAAAGCCTGGTTTCACTTAAAAAGAGGAAGCTGTTGCGGAAATGATTGCCGTCATTGCCCTTATTAA
- a CDS encoding four helix bundle protein, with translation MKNNIVKDKSFDFAIRIVKLYQYLSIEKKEFILSKQLLRSGTSIGAMVREAEHAESKNDFIHKFAIAQKEANESVYWLELLKATDYLNKKEFENINNDAISILKLITSIIKTTKSQIISKQPLLKINN, from the coding sequence ATGAAAAATAACATTGTTAAAGATAAAAGTTTTGATTTTGCTATTCGAATAGTTAAACTATATCAATATTTATCTATTGAAAAAAAAGAATTTATACTTTCAAAACAATTACTTCGATCTGGAACGAGTATTGGTGCAATGGTGCGAGAAGCAGAACATGCTGAAAGTAAAAATGATTTTATTCATAAATTTGCAATTGCCCAAAAAGAAGCAAATGAATCAGTTTATTGGCTAGAATTACTAAAAGCAACTGATTACCTAAACAAAAAAGAGTTTGAGAACATTAATAATGATGCAATTTCAATATTAAAATTAATAACTAGTATCATCAAAACTACTAAGAGTCAAATCATTTCTAAACAGCCTCTACTTAAAATTAATAACTAA
- the cobU gene encoding bifunctional adenosylcobinamide kinase/adenosylcobinamide-phosphate guanylyltransferase → MIYLITGGERSGKSSYAQNLALQLSNTPMYVATARKWDSDFQNRIDRHQQERDERWTNIEKEKHLSEIDFTGKVALIDCVTLWLTNFFVDHKNDVTLSLEDAKKEFLSIANQENATLIIVTNEIGMGVHADTHIGRKFTELQGWMNQFLASNANEVVLMVSGIPVKIKG, encoded by the coding sequence ATGATTTACTTAATTACCGGAGGAGAACGATCAGGAAAAAGCAGTTATGCTCAAAATTTAGCCTTACAACTTTCAAATACTCCAATGTATGTGGCGACAGCCAGAAAATGGGATTCTGATTTTCAGAACAGAATAGACAGACATCAACAAGAACGCGACGAACGCTGGACAAATATTGAGAAGGAAAAACATTTGAGCGAAATTGATTTTACCGGAAAAGTAGCTTTAATTGATTGCGTAACACTCTGGTTAACGAATTTTTTTGTGGATCATAAAAATGATGTCACTTTAAGTTTAGAAGACGCTAAAAAAGAATTTCTTTCGATTGCCAATCAGGAAAATGCAACTTTGATTATTGTAACAAACGAAATTGGAATGGGCGTTCATGCTGACACTCACATTGGCAGAAAATTTACCGAATTGCAAGGTTGGATGAATCAATTTCTGGCTTCAAATGCAAATGAGGTTGTGTTGATGGTTTCTGGAATTCCGGTTAAGATAAAAGGCTAA
- the cobT gene encoding nicotinate-nucleotide--dimethylbenzimidazole phosphoribosyltransferase — translation MSYLDDILKSRRDTRHFTTDAVPDEVIEKALQAGHWAPSVGLTDATRYYLIKSDEVKSAIKDLFLDYNKKAESLTDNPEQKEHYRSLKLEAIEEAPIGLIIAYDRSVLNQFTIGTVGSNEAVKFSSVCAAQNIWLSLTEQGYGMGWVSILNYYQFKKILDLPENIEPLGYFCIGKPATNYDNQPMLQQLQWKQKSVVPDFKEIKNITVNPVLDFSLKFKTSAESNDGFLTLLQDKIDSKTKPIGALGTLETLAFQIATVFETLNPKIINPNIVVFAADHGIANHGVSAYPQDVTRQMVGNFLEGGAAINVFCNQNNIRLSIVDAGVNYDFPTNANLIHAKIAKGTQSFLHIPAMSETELQLCFEKGKSIVEGIAKTGSNCIGFGEMGIGNTSTAAVLMSLLTGFSIEECVGKGTGVEDEKLLQKQDILKKAIENYSGQAELMQQLAYFGGFEIIQMASGMLTAFENKMLILVDGFICSVAFLIALKINPAIHKNAVFCHCSAEKAHQKLLNYLDAKPILNLDLRLGEGTGCAVAFPILKSAEAFLNEMASFESAGVSRK, via the coding sequence ATGAGCTATTTAGATGATATTTTAAAATCACGCCGCGATACCCGACACTTTACTACGGATGCGGTACCAGACGAAGTAATCGAGAAGGCTTTGCAGGCTGGACATTGGGCGCCATCTGTTGGGTTGACTGATGCTACGAGATATTATCTTATAAAATCAGATGAGGTTAAAAGTGCTATTAAAGATTTGTTTTTGGATTATAATAAAAAAGCAGAATCGCTAACCGATAATCCGGAACAAAAGGAACATTACAGATCACTGAAATTAGAAGCCATTGAAGAAGCCCCAATCGGGCTTATTATTGCTTACGATAGATCTGTTTTAAATCAATTCACAATTGGAACTGTTGGCAGTAATGAAGCTGTAAAATTTAGTTCGGTTTGTGCGGCTCAGAATATTTGGCTTTCGCTTACGGAGCAAGGTTATGGTATGGGCTGGGTCTCGATTTTAAATTATTATCAGTTTAAGAAGATTCTTGATTTACCTGAAAATATTGAACCTTTGGGTTATTTCTGTATTGGGAAACCGGCAACAAATTATGACAATCAGCCAATGCTGCAACAATTGCAGTGGAAGCAAAAATCAGTAGTTCCAGACTTCAAAGAAATTAAAAACATTACTGTAAATCCTGTTTTAGATTTTAGCTTAAAATTTAAAACTTCTGCCGAAAGTAACGATGGTTTCCTCACACTTTTACAAGACAAAATAGATTCTAAAACCAAACCTATTGGTGCTTTAGGAACTCTGGAAACTTTGGCATTTCAGATAGCAACGGTTTTTGAAACTTTAAATCCAAAAATAATAAACCCTAATATTGTAGTTTTTGCAGCTGATCACGGTATTGCAAATCATGGTGTAAGTGCCTATCCGCAAGATGTTACGCGACAAATGGTTGGTAATTTCCTGGAAGGCGGCGCAGCGATAAATGTTTTTTGTAATCAAAACAATATCCGACTATCGATTGTTGATGCCGGCGTCAATTATGATTTTCCTACAAATGCAAATTTAATTCATGCTAAAATTGCAAAAGGAACTCAGTCTTTTTTACATATTCCGGCAATGAGCGAAACTGAATTGCAATTGTGTTTCGAAAAAGGAAAATCTATTGTTGAAGGTATTGCTAAAACCGGATCTAACTGCATTGGTTTTGGCGAAATGGGAATTGGAAACACTTCGACAGCAGCTGTTTTAATGAGTCTTTTAACTGGTTTTTCTATTGAAGAATGTGTGGGAAAAGGTACTGGTGTTGAAGATGAAAAACTACTTCAAAAACAAGATATACTCAAAAAAGCTATCGAAAATTATTCCGGTCAAGCCGAATTAATGCAACAATTGGCTTACTTTGGTGGTTTTGAAATCATACAAATGGCAAGCGGAATGCTGACTGCTTTTGAAAATAAAATGTTGATTTTAGTAGACGGTTTTATTTGTAGTGTTGCTTTTTTAATTGCTTTAAAAATAAATCCTGCTATTCATAAAAATGCTGTTTTCTGTCATTGTTCGGCCGAAAAAGCGCATCAAAAATTATTAAATTATTTAGATGCCAAACCTATTTTAAACCTGGATTTGCGTCTGGGCGAAGGAACTGGTTGTGCTGTTGCTTTTCCTATTTTAAAATCGGCGGAAGCCTTTTTGAATGAAATGGCTAGTTTTGAAAGCGCCGGGGTTAGCAGAAAGTAG
- a CDS encoding adenosylcobinamide-GDP ribazoletransferase has protein sequence MKKELHIFFTCLMFYTRIPCPKNINHHPDYLNKATRYFPVIGWIVASISFLAFYLFSFFLSTETAVILAIIASILTTGAFHEDGFADVCDGFGGGWTKEKILVIMKDSAIGAYGAIGLVVLFLLKFKLLSESISLFNNENSYLLIFLLFISAHALSRLAAISIIFTHEYSRDDASSKSKPIAKNHSWKEIFGSFFFGLIPLFVFSYFQYKFLLALIPVFVMRYFLARYFQKWIGGYTGDCLGATQQVCEVVYYLTILLIWKFI, from the coding sequence ATGAAAAAAGAACTACATATCTTCTTCACCTGTTTAATGTTCTATACCAGAATTCCATGTCCAAAAAACATTAATCACCATCCCGATTATTTAAATAAAGCAACTAGATATTTCCCAGTAATTGGCTGGATTGTTGCGAGTATTTCTTTTTTAGCCTTCTATCTTTTTTCATTTTTTCTATCAACAGAAACCGCTGTTATTTTAGCCATTATTGCTTCAATATTGACAACCGGAGCTTTTCATGAAGATGGCTTTGCAGATGTTTGTGACGGTTTTGGCGGAGGCTGGACCAAAGAAAAAATCCTGGTGATTATGAAAGACAGCGCCATTGGTGCTTATGGAGCAATTGGTTTGGTTGTACTTTTTTTATTAAAATTCAAATTGCTTTCAGAATCTATTTCCCTTTTCAATAATGAGAACTCTTATCTTCTCATTTTCCTTTTATTTATTTCGGCTCACGCTTTAAGTCGTTTAGCCGCGATTTCAATCATTTTTACACATGAATATTCTCGTGATGATGCTTCGAGCAAAAGCAAACCTATTGCAAAGAATCATAGCTGGAAAGAAATTTTCGGATCATTTTTCTTTGGGTTAATTCCGTTGTTCGTTTTCTCTTATTTTCAATATAAATTTTTATTGGCGCTTATTCCTGTTTTTGTAATGCGTTATTTTTTGGCTCGTTATTTCCAAAAATGGATTGGCGGTTATACTGGAGATTGCCTTGGTGCGACGCAACAGGTTTGTGAAGTTGTTTATTATTTAACCATTCTTTTGATATGGAAATTTATCTAG
- the cobC gene encoding alpha-ribazole phosphatase, whose protein sequence is MEIYLVRHTETVCEKGICYGQSDVDLAEPFDLIFENIVSQLPAEAIIFSSPLKRCVVLAEYIQKNITTILFEKEECLMEMNFGDWEMKNWNEIPPEQLNPWMEDFVNVKVSNGESFVELHKRVGDFLSDQISKKTTNPIIIIAHAGVIRSVLCHHTSLPLKDAFNNKVDFGQVIKIEF, encoded by the coding sequence ATGGAAATTTATCTAGTTCGGCATACTGAAACTGTTTGCGAAAAAGGAATTTGCTACGGACAATCTGATGTTGATCTTGCTGAACCTTTTGACTTAATCTTTGAAAATATTGTTTCGCAATTGCCTGCAGAAGCTATTATTTTTTCGAGCCCTTTAAAACGTTGCGTTGTTTTAGCAGAATATATCCAGAAGAACATTACAACCATTTTGTTTGAAAAAGAAGAATGCTTAATGGAAATGAATTTTGGCGATTGGGAAATGAAAAACTGGAACGAAATTCCGCCGGAACAACTCAATCCGTGGATGGAGGATTTTGTGAATGTTAAGGTTTCAAACGGAGAATCTTTTGTCGAATTGCATAAAAGAGTTGGAGATTTCCTATCTGATCAAATTTCAAAAAAAACAACAAATCCAATTATTATAATAGCCCACGCCGGCGTAATAAGAAGCGTTTTATGTCATCATACTTCATTACCTCTAAAGGATGCTTTTAACAACAAAGTAGACTTTGGTCAGGTTATTAAAATAGAATTCTAA
- a CDS encoding TonB-dependent receptor has product MTLKKRFAFSLLLLCQIISAQNDSITKLKEVLVSDANLKKYSNSQSVLKLNDSVINKNEALLTDLLNFNSTIYFKEYGRGMLSTVSFRGTTSSQTAVIWNGININSQMNGSTDFNTISGSDYNSISVKAGGGSVIYGSGAVGGTVHLNNDLSFYKRFENNLKLDYGSFNTIGINYKTNISNEKWSAQIGFSKNSSTNDYKYINKYNWKGEQRWNQNGQYDVITMSANVGYKFNSKNSLKLYSQTSNTDRNTSLISESETKSKYVNGFNRNLLEYDGDFGKFTTNFKTAYIFENYQYFADNSSNIYTYGKTESLITKVDLGYTIFKSTQINGVLDYNRTKGYGSGFGNHVREISSAAILVKQDISADWKNEFGIRKEFTDNYESPLLFSLGSSYQFGKLYNLKLNLSRNFRIPTFNDLYWEEGGNPNLKPESSYQAEIGNVLTFKNISLTQTFYYMKIKDLLQWVPGKNGVWSPRNTDNVNSYGAETLLSWKKQYGKNCFGANATYAYTVSKDEATKKQLFFVPFNKVTGSVSYSRNRISAYYQFMYNGFVYTRADNDPKEIINDYTISNIGVDYDFKFLDSFKLGFQVLNIFNEEYESLEDRPMPGRNFNMYLTLKF; this is encoded by the coding sequence ATGACTTTAAAAAAACGTTTTGCTTTTTCTTTGCTATTGTTGTGCCAAATCATTTCGGCGCAAAACGATTCTATTACTAAACTGAAAGAAGTTTTAGTTTCTGACGCAAATCTTAAAAAATATTCCAATTCCCAATCAGTTTTAAAACTCAATGATTCTGTCATTAATAAAAATGAAGCTTTATTGACTGATCTTTTAAACTTCAATTCGACGATTTATTTCAAGGAATACGGTCGTGGAATGCTCTCGACGGTATCTTTTAGAGGAACTACTTCATCTCAAACGGCTGTAATCTGGAACGGAATCAATATTAATTCCCAAATGAACGGAAGCACTGATTTTAATACAATTTCAGGTTCTGACTATAATTCGATAAGTGTAAAAGCTGGTGGAGGAAGTGTAATTTACGGAAGTGGAGCCGTTGGAGGAACGGTACATTTAAACAATGACCTTAGCTTTTACAAGAGATTTGAAAACAATCTGAAACTTGATTACGGAAGCTTCAACACGATTGGAATCAATTATAAAACCAATATTTCGAACGAAAAATGGAGCGCACAAATTGGCTTTTCTAAAAACAGTTCGACAAATGATTATAAGTACATCAATAAATACAATTGGAAAGGCGAACAGCGCTGGAATCAAAACGGTCAATACGACGTTATAACTATGAGTGCTAATGTAGGCTACAAATTCAACTCTAAAAATAGCCTGAAATTGTACAGCCAGACTTCTAATACGGATCGAAATACCTCTTTAATATCAGAATCAGAAACCAAATCCAAATATGTTAATGGTTTCAACAGGAATTTATTAGAATATGACGGTGATTTTGGCAAGTTTACAACCAATTTTAAAACGGCTTACATATTCGAAAATTACCAATATTTTGCAGATAATTCGAGTAATATATATACTTATGGAAAAACGGAAAGCTTGATTACCAAAGTTGATTTAGGCTATACCATTTTCAAATCAACACAAATAAACGGGGTTTTAGATTACAATAGAACAAAAGGTTACGGAAGCGGTTTTGGAAATCACGTTAGAGAAATTAGTTCTGCTGCTATATTAGTAAAACAAGATATTTCGGCAGACTGGAAAAATGAATTTGGAATCCGAAAAGAGTTTACAGACAATTATGAATCTCCACTTTTATTCTCTTTAGGATCTTCTTACCAATTTGGAAAATTGTATAATTTGAAATTGAATTTATCCCGAAATTTCAGAATCCCAACTTTTAATGACTTGTATTGGGAAGAAGGCGGAAATCCCAATTTAAAACCTGAAAGTTCTTATCAGGCAGAAATAGGAAACGTTTTAACCTTCAAAAATATATCATTGACTCAAACCTTTTATTACATGAAAATAAAAGATTTATTACAATGGGTTCCCGGCAAAAATGGTGTCTGGTCACCAAGAAATACAGATAATGTAAATAGTTACGGAGCAGAAACTTTGTTGAGCTGGAAAAAACAATATGGTAAAAATTGCTTTGGTGCAAATGCTACTTATGCCTATACGGTTTCTAAAGACGAAGCAACCAAAAAACAACTCTTTTTTGTTCCTTTTAATAAAGTAACAGGATCAGTTTCTTATTCAAGAAACAGAATTTCTGCTTATTATCAATTCATGTACAATGGCTTTGTATATACAAGAGCCGACAATGATCCAAAAGAAATTATAAACGATTATACGATTTCAAACATCGGAGTTGATTATGATTTTAAATTCCTGGACTCATTCAAACTTGGTTTTCAAGTACTGAACATTTTCAATGAAGAGTATGAAAGTTTAGAAGACAGACCTATGCCTGGTCGTAATTTTAATATGTATTTAACCTTAAAATTTTAA